A stretch of the Papaver somniferum cultivar HN1 chromosome 6, ASM357369v1, whole genome shotgun sequence genome encodes the following:
- the LOC113291273 gene encoding uncharacterized protein LOC113291273 has translation MGLSHHWVKLINQCVSTVSYFVLLNGIPTGVFKPERGLRQGDPLSPYLYIICSEALSSYIDNLQKEKREINFEKSGILFSRKIPEHRRVLLANILDIQNRDLGEKYLGTPTVFQASKIQTHMGILQAFDARITVWLHKLLSQAVTTTLIKHIGQAIPLFQMGAFLIPKHLYKQMDSHLCKFWWGKNLDPKDRKLHLLGWDNLCSPKAEGGLGFRKAELNNLAMLARNAWRIIENPDCLLATVLKAKYFPRTDFLNAKCTDKCSWTWRCLHAIKELIKAFISWIVGMVNLLIPGYVMRDFSKKASFCASLVFEVHFAEEAEARAIWPVLK, from the exons ATGGGTCTTTCTCACCATTGGGTTAAGCTTATAAATCAATGTGTCTCCACTGTTTCCTATTTTGTTCTACTCAATGGTATCCCTACTGGTGTTTTCAAACCTGAAAGAGGTTTAAGACAGGGTGATCCTCTTTCCCCTTACCTCTACATAATATGTTCTGAAGCTCTATCTTCTTATATTGATaatcttcaaaaagaaaaaagg gaaataaattttgaaaagtcTGGTATTCTGTTTAGTAGAAAAATCCCTGAACATAGGAGGGTTCTTTTGGCCAATATCTTAGATATCCAAAATAGGGATCTGGGAGAAAAATATCTGGGAACTCCTACTGTTTTTCAAGcatcaaaaatccaaacccacatgggtattctccaagcttTTGATGCTAGAATTActgtctggcttcacaagctGTTATCCCAGGCTGTTACAACTACTCTTATCAAACATATTGGCCAGGCTATTCCTCTCTTCCAAATGGGTGCCTTTCTTATTCCTAAACACCTCTATAAACAGATGGACTCTCATCTCTGTAAGTTCTGGTGGGGTAAAAATTTAGACCCAAAAGATAGGAAACTGCATCTGCTTGGCTGGGACAACCTTTGCTCCCCCAAGGCAGAAGGTGGTTTGGGTTTTAGAAAGGCTGAATTAAACAATCTAGCTATGCTAGCTAGAAATGCTTGGAGAATTATTGAAAATCCTGATTGCTTGTTAGCTACTGTTCTCAAGGCCAAGTATTTCCCAAGAACTGATTTCTTGAATGCTAAGTGCACTGATAAGTGTTCTTGGACCTGGAGGTGCTTACATGCCATAAAAGAACTGATTAAGGCTTTTATTTCTTGGATTGtggggatggtcaatttattgattcctg GGTATGTGATGCGGGATTTCTCAAAGAAAGCTTCCTTTTGTGCCTCCTTAGTCTTTGAAGTTCATTttgctgaagaagctgaagccagagCCATCTGGCCAGTTCTGAAGTAA